From uncultured Fibrobacter sp.:
CTATCTGAGCCTTCTCTCTCCCAAGGAAAGCTTTACGCAGAATATCGACAGACTTTTCTTCGGTCCTGATGAAAAAATGCGCCGCGAGTTCAAGCGCCTTTTTGCAACACTTTACAATCGTCCAGAAGGCTACATTGAAATTGTCAAGAAACTTTGCGAAAGCAAGCACGGCGTAACTCGTAAGGAACTCGCCGAATCACTCAAGGTTTCGAACAACGCATTCCTTGGCAAAAAGCTAGACGACCTTGTACATTGTGATCTGCTGCGTAAGATTCCCGTTCGCGAAAAGAAAATCAAGAAAAATGATTTCGTTTTTCAACTGGCGGATTTCTTTTGCATTTTCTGGTTGACGTTTATCCAAAAGGCCGAACTGGAAAACAATTATTGGCAGCACCACATCAACACTCCGGAAATCAATACCTGGATGGGCCTGTCGTTTGAACGCATCTGCATGTCGCACATTCAGCAAATCAAAAAGGCTTTGCGAATCGACGGCATTTCAACAATCAGCTATGCTTGGCGCAGTAAAAAATCTACACCAGGAGCGCAAATCGACTTGGTGATTGAACGAGCGGACAAAATCGTCAACCTTTGCGAAATCAAATACAGCCAGACACCTTATTCTATTGACAAGGACGAATACCAAAAGTTGCTGAATCGCAGGGAGGCGTTTTCCAAGGAAACGGGACTTCGCCATTCACCCTGGATTACAATGATTGCAAGCGAAGGTCTTTCGCAAGGAATGTATTCCGACATTGCGCAAGGCGTCGTTACGAAGGACGGGCTGTTCGGTTAAAGACTAGAAATTATTTAACCCAAAATAGGGTTTTAATGCACAGGTTCAAAGTGAAGGCAACTATTTCCATTTTGAAACTAGTCAAAAATGGTATAAATGTCCAATAAAAATCTAGATAGGTTTTTATTTTGAGCATCATGCAAAAAAAGGAGTTTTAAAATTTAAGCAGTGACTACCATTAACCTTTACACATCCTTCCCGCTGCGGGCGAGGTATGCTAGCACGATGAACGCGCCTGCTATGATTCCTATCAGTGGCAAGTCTGCTTGACCGCGCAGGAACATTTTCAAGAAGCGCACCATTTGCGACGACAAAAACGCATACCCGGCGCTGCATAGCAGCACGAATAGTGCGAACCGCCCTAAGAAGGGGATGCTGCGGGTGATTTTCTTGAAATAATTGTTGATGGCGGCTCCGTAAATCATCAACAGCGTCGCGACAAGGCCCACGGATATGGAATCCAGGTGGAACCTCAAATAATTCGCAAATTGGTGAATGTAGACCGACATACGTTATAGATATAACATTTTTTTGCCAGAATGTTCACCTAAATTCGTTTTCTGTTTCCTGCGCGAACCAGAAATGCTTATTAATTTCACAAAAAATCAAGCCCTCAAGTTGTATATTTATTTTGAAATAATTATAAGGTGGTATTTATGCTAATAGAAAAGATCGCATCCCCTGCCGATGTGAAGAAGATGGACATGGAAAGCCTGAAGGCACTCGCGGCCGAAATCCGCACGGCGCTCTTGAACAAGATTTCCAAATGCGGCGGGCACCTAGCGCCGAATCTCGGTTTTGTGGATGCGACTATCGCTTTGCATTACGTTTTTGAATCGCCCAAGGACAAGATTGTCTACGATGTAAGCCACCAGAGCTACACCCACAAGATTCTGACAGGCCGCGCCGAAGCGTTCCTGGATCCTGACAAATACTGGAGCGTCACGGGCTACACCGAACCTTGCGAAAGCGAGCACGACCACTTCATGGTGGGCCATACATCGACATCGGTAAGTCTTGCGCTCGGGCTTGCAACGGCCCGTGACATCAAAGGTGAGAAGGGCAACGTGATTGCCGTAATCGGCGACGGTTCGCTCAGTGGCGGCGAAGCATTTGAGGGGCTTGACAATGCGGGCGAATACGCGACGAACTTTATCGTGGTGGTGAATGACAACGAGATGTCCATCGCCGAGAACCACGGCGGGCTTTACGGGAGCCTCGCGGAACTCCGCGCCACGCAGGGCAAGAGCGAGAACAACTATTTTAAGGCACTTGGGTTCGATTATCTGTATGTGGAACAGGGCAACGACATCGAATCGCTCATCGCCGCATTCAAGCAGGTGAAGGATTCAACGAAACCCGTGGTGGTTCACATCCACACGCTCAAGGGCAAGGGCTACAACTTTGCCGAAAACGCGAAGGAAGGTTTCCACTGGACGGCTCCTTTTGATATTCCGAGTGGCGTTGTGGATTGGGGGAGCGGCGAATCGTATGGCGGCATCCTCGGCGATTACCTGATGAAGAAAATCAAGGCCGACCCGAAGGTGGTCGTAATCCATTCCGCTGTGCCTGCGGGCATCGGGTTCTTTGCCGAGCAGCGCAAGGAAGCGGGCAAGCAGTTTATTGACGTGGGCATCGCCGAAGAGCATGCGGTAGCGCTCGCCTCTGGCCTTGCGAAGGGCGGAGCAAAGCCTGTGTACAGCACGCACGGCACGTTCATCCAGCGCACCTACGACCAACTTTCGCAGGACCTGTGTGCAAACAACAACCCAGCAACGATTCTCGTGACCATGTCGGGCGCCGACGGCATGAACGATACGACGCACCTCTGCATTTTCGATATTCCGATGATGTGCAATATCCCGAACTTGGTGTACCTTTGCCCGACTTGCGTGGAAGAGGCTATCGCCATGATGGATTACGCCATCGACCAGACGGAACGCCCGATAGCTATCCGTATCCCGAATGGCGTGACGCATCGTAGCGTGGAATTTGACAAGGATTACTCTAAGCTGAATACGTACAAAGTTGACAAGCGCGGTAGCAAAGTGGCGCTGATTGGTCTCGGCAGTTACTATGCCCTCGCCGAAGATGCTGCTGCAGAACTTGCGAAGCATGGAATCGATGCAACGATTGTCAACCCGCGTTTTGCGACGGGCATCGATGAACAGATGCTCGCAGGTTTGTGCGCCGACCACCAGGTGGTCGTGACGCTCGAAAACGGCGTGATTGATGGTGGTTTCGGCGAGAAGATTGCACGGTTCTACGGCCCTCGCGATATGAAGGTGCTCGTGAAAGGCCTCAAGAAGGAATTTTACGACAAGGTGCCCTACAACGAACTGATGGAAAGGAACCACCTCACGCCACAGCAAATTGCAGAAGATGTACTGGCAGCGCTGAAATAGTATTTTCGGAAAATTATATTTCAAGTATGTCCGTCTCGCGGCACATATTCCATTTTGCATTCCCCGCGCTCCTGTGCGGAGTGTTTTCGCTTGCGGCAGGGCCGTTCGTTGCAGAGGCGAATGCCGCAGGGATCGCGGGTGTGTTCGATGCGGGTTGGACCACAGCCTATCAGTCGCAAGATTCAATCACGCACATGCACCAGCGCTTGCACGCGCTCGGGATGGACGAGGTCGTGTTGCAGTACGCCGCCGTCGAGGCGACACACCTGTACTATCCTTCGCAACTCGATTTTTTGCAGAACACGCAATACAAGAATAACGAGCTTTTCCCAAAGAGCATCGAAGCGGCAAAAACCGCAGGCACAAAAATCTGGCTCGGGCTCTATTACAATGGCGAAAACTGGTACACCCCGCCGACCGCCGAGCAGCTCGATACGCTCGCATCAAGGAACCTGAAGGTACTTGAAGAAGTCTACTCATTATACGGGAACGATAGCGTTGTTGAAGGAGTGTACATCCCGCAAGAGATCGCGCGTTATTACTGGGACGGACTGCGCGATGATTCGACTCCGGAAATGCTCACGGAACATTTTTTGAAGCCGATTACTGAAGCCGCACAGGCGAAGGGCTGGAAGGTGATGGCAGCTCCGTTCTACAACCAGAATTTAGAAACGCCCGAGAAGTTGCAATCGTTTTTCGAGAAACTCTTTGCCGCAGGATTCAAACCCGACATTATCGCCGTGCAGGATGGCATTGGCGCAAGTGATGCAGGCAAGCCCCATGCCGAAACCGCGACTGTGGGCAACTACGAACGTGCGGTGGCTCAGGCCTGCAAAAAGTACAGCATCGATTTCTGGGTGGACATGGAACTGTTCCGCACCGATGATTCGCACGCGCTCGCCGACAGCGCAAGAATCTCGGCGCAGCCAAAATGTGAAAAGGTACGGGAAATAAGGCAAAAATTACCTAAAATAGGTTACCTATTTTAGGTAGTTTCTTCAGTTTCTGGAAATAGAACTTGGTTTCTTCCACATTGACAAAGAACGTGGCGATGCACACCACGAAGAACGTGTTGAAAACGAGTCCGATAACGGCATTGCCGATATAGATGCCGCCAAACATGTACTCGCGGACGTATGCGAAGGTATTCCACAGAATCTGCACGAACGCAATCAGCGCATAGACTTTCAAGGCAAGCGAATTCTTCTTGGCTATCGCAAAAATACCCACCGCAATCGAAACGACCACCAGCGCAATAGAAAACCAGGAAAGCGATTGCACAAAACCGCTTGCCGTTTTCGTAAAGTAGCTCAACAGAATCTTGAGCAAATCGTTCGCGCCATCGACAATAAAGATGACCGCACAGAAACGGAGCAGTCCAAGGTTCAGGCCTTTTTCTTCAATCGCCGTCTTCTTCAAACCGATAAAGAACGTCGTGATGCACAGGACAAGGGAAAGGTTCACGAAATTATTGACGAGCGCATTCAAAATCGCACCGATTCCCAAACCCATCGATGAATAGGTATAAGGGATTACCACGGCACCAATGAGCCGTACCGCAATCGAAAGCACGGAGAGAATCATCAGAAAAATAGGCGTCTTTTTAACAAGCGAGGCAATACCCGCAGCTATGCCGAGCATACCCATCACAATTGAGCCCATATAGCCCGCCATGAGCGAATCGTCCGACATCCCGGCCGTAAGCAGCTGCAACAACAGCCCTGCAATAGTATTCAGCCCGCTCACGATAAACACGGCGGAGCAAACACGAAGCAACGATTGATTCATAAGCAGGCCTCCATTTCATGTAATACTAGAATAAATATGAAATTGAAATATTTGTTTGCCAATGGATCGGTTCTATATAAGATGAATAAAAAACGGTCTCTCCAGTACTTAGTTGAATATGGTCCAACAAAAATAATGTCACCCCAACATACTGCGAAAGAAGGAATGGAAAATCTATCGATATGTCATAGTCTTCAGGATAATTGACATTCTCTAAATACAGCGATCTCCTATATAACCATGGTTGATATAATCCAGTTGAAAAATTCAAGGAGAAGATTTCTGTAACAAAAATACTTGAGAACATATATATTCCATAATTTGCATTATGGTAGGAATGTTCCTCTTGAAATTTACCATTATCGTCTTCGGCTCCATTTGGTGATTCATAAAAGTAATCACCAGAATAGCTGGCATCGTCTTTAGAATATCCTATACGTAAACCAAATCCAAATTCTCCATATAACGCATTAATTCCTGCAAATAGAATTACAGATGGATAAGGTTCTATAGCTAAACGTGCTCCCCCGTCATAGATTTCCTTTTTACAAAAAAATTCTACCGATCCGCTAAATGGATTCTTTTGTAAAACATAGTTGATATTATTATTCTTTGTCTTTTTCTTGTCAGATTTTTCTTTTTCATATTTCTCTAGGGAAAATGTTTCTTTATCTTCAATGCTATATGACATTGTTCCCCTGATATAAAATTCATCTGGGAAAATGTATGTTCCCGGCCCCCAAAAAGGCTTAGGTGGATTAACATCAAAGGAACCCTCTTTAATATTGGCCGAATACGTAGCGCATCCATACAGCAAAAAGAGCAACGCCAAAAGAATTGCGCACCGCCAAATTGGACCTATTTTAATCTCTGGCAAACCCACAAATAAAAACTAGATAAATATTCACCCTTCCATACAATGTTTTTTCTACCAATACTCGTCAATCGCCTTTTCTAGGTAATGCGCAGAGACTCCTGCGCTGACAACACCTGTAGTAAAAGAAACGCCAGAGCCAATCAACATGTACTTGAAATAAGGCTGATCCTGCACAAGCCCATATGCAAGCAAGATCCCGCTCAAGCCCCCAAATACGTATGCAACTCCCATAAGTACATTCGAAACCTTGGCGGAATGCCTGGAATTTTCGTTCGCAAGCAAAAGTCGCCTTATCTCGGACAAATTGTCTACGGCCTTCCCGTCTAGGTAATATTGGTTACCAAAAAATAATTCATAATCATAATAAATCACATGATGTTCGATTGCAGTTTCTTCTATGTCGTTTTCCTGCGACAAGGAATCTATGGAAGCAGGTATTACTTGTGCAAATAAAGCGCAAGAAAACAGAAGAACGATTTTAAGCACATTACTCATACGAATACATCAATTTTAGAAAAATACCCCCGGCCATCATGGTCGGGGGTAATAATGGATGACACTCGCGGATTATTTCACGAAGGCGTTGTAGATGGCCTTGATGGCCTTCTCGGTATCGGCTTCGTCAACACCAGTAATGATGTTGATCTGCGAAGAACCCTGGTCGATGATGCGGACGTTCACCTTGTTCTCGGCGAGAGCGGTAAACAACTTTGCAGCCACGCCGATCTTGTTCGTCATGCCGTGACCCACGGTAGCGATGAGGGCGATACCCGGGAACACCTTGATACGGTCGGGGCGCATCTGCTGCGTGATGTCTTCGAGGACCACATCCTGCACGGCGTCGAGAGCCTTAGAGTCCACCACGATGCTCATGGAGTCGATGGCGCTCGGGCACAGTTCGTAGGAGAGGCCTTCGCTTTCGAGCACGGCGAGCACGCGGCGACCGAAACCGACTTCCTTGTTCATCATGGACTTCTCGATGTAAATCATGGAGAAGCCCTTGCGGCCGGCGACACCCGTAATCGGGAGCTTCGCTTCTTCCGGAGTGGGGCCGATGATGGTGCCAGCGTCTTCGGGGCGGTTCGTGTTGCGGATGTTGATAGGAATCTTCTTCGCGCGGCACGGGGCTATGGATTCGTCGTGAAGCACAGAAGCGCCGGAGTAGGCGAGTTCGCGGATTTCGCGGTAGCTCACGTATTCGATGGGCAGCGGATTTTCCACAATGCGCGGGTCAGCCATGAGCATGCCCGAGACATCGGTCCAGTTCTCGTACTTGGCGGCATCAATGCCGTTAGCGAGGATGGCGCCCGTAATGTCGGAGCCGCCACGGCTGAAGGTCTTGACTTCGCCACGGAGGTTTGCACCATAGAAGCCCGGCAGCACGTAGAGCTGGTTCTCGTCGGAGAGCGTCTTTGCGATGTCTTCGTAGGTCTTCGGGACAATGCGGTACTTGTCGTCGAAGGTAATCAGTGGGAAGGTGTCGACGAAGTTTGCGCCCAGGTACTTGGCCATGAGGCGTGCGCAGAGGAATTCGCCACGGCTCACGAGGAAGTCCGTGCTGACGGATTCGGGCTGGTTCTTCAGCTTGTCTTCAAGGCTGTCGAGGTCTTCGGTCAGCTTGTCTTCGAGACCCAGGTCCTTGCAGATTTCGTCATAGCGCTGACGGATCAGGTTCCACGGCGTCGAAAAGTCGAGGCCCTTGGAGGCGAGGTCGTAGGTGCTGTAGAGGAGGTCGGTAAGCTTCGTCTCTTTGGGATTGCGCTTGCCGGGGGCGGAAACGACGATGACCTTGCGGTTCTTGTCGGATTCAACGATGGCCTTGATCTTCTTGAACTGGCCGGCATCGGCGACAGAGCTGCCGCCGAACTTGCATACGATTCTTTGACTCATTTTTTCCTTTCGGGCCACCAAACCTCTCAGCTTCGAGCGCAATCGCTTTCCTCGCGACCGTCGTGCCCAAGCCTACCCATCTGGCCAGCCACTTGGTTTTTGTGTCTATGTCTGCGACAGAAAATTCTATCGCGCGGAGCAAAATTTAGAAAAAATGGCAAATCACGGCAAGGTTTTACCCCAAAACGCCTAAATTGGGCCGGATTGGCAAAGTTCCTGCACAAATTATCATGTATTCTTATGCACTTTAGATAGTTTTATGTTATATTAACAAAAACGATTTTAAGAAGGATTTTTTCCCATGAAAAAGGCCCTGTTCGCCATTACAATTTCACTTGCCTTTGCCGCTTGCGGGGATGACAGCTCGTCCGTCAATAGCGACACATCTTCGCCCAATGCCAACGATGATCCAAACACGACATCGTACACAATTAAGGTTGACGAGGCTCAACAACTAATAATACGAACCATTGATCACCTATCTTCAAATTTATGCATTCAAGAAAATAATTCTTGGATATGGAAATCCTTGGATTTTTCCGCTCAAACAGATACTTTAAGATACGAATTTCGTGGAGATACTCTGTTATTATACGAACTTAATATGAACGAAGGTCTCGAATACATTGGCGGTACAGGAGGGAATCTCTATGGAACTTGGAAAAACACGCATTGTTCGTTTAATAAAAGAGACAGTACGACGTCATGCCCAAGAGTTCAGCAATTCTTTGAAGCAGTCGCCGAAATTTCGCCAAATAAAATAACAGCAAAAAAAATTATCTCCTATGAACTATTCTCTTCCTTAACAGATTCCACAGACTTCATGAATTCTTCTTTTATGGATGATATATATATCATCCTTAGTGGAGGTTCCGACTATAATGATGAAATTGCAAGAGAGATTATGTTAGAAAAAGAAAAAGAAGGTATTCCCGAAAAATATGGCGTGAATATCATCGAAAATTCCAAAAGAGAACAAACTTTTTCTTTGCACGACAAAAGATATACCGTCACGGTAAGAAAAATAGAGCGATCAATGATTTCTTTGAATGGAATCAATAATGAATTCAGTATCGATGTATCAGATGAAAATACCGTTTGCAATGTCATTTATATTTCAAAATGGATGACAAAAGAATTGTGCTCCGATAATTATAAAGAATATTATAAAACAAGTTCAATAACCGACATTGATAATAATGAATACAGGTGTGCTCACACATATTTTATTTCCAACGATAGAGAATTCAAAGAATGTCTCCGCGGAATCGCTGTGACAGGCCCTTAACCACTCTAAAAATTATCTAAATATTCTATCATGAAAAAAATTCTCCTTGCCATTACAATTTCACTTGCCTTTGCCGCTTGCGGGGATGACAGTTCTTCCAATGCCAATGGTGATTCTTCATCGAATGTTGATTCAAAAGACACGCCTATCGCTGACGGCAATTCCTCTGGCAATGAGAAAACCACCTCGGACAGTGACGATATCACGATTAACATTTCAAGCCATGCTTTTGTTGATGAAGAAAACCACATTCTGGCAATAACTGCCGACGAGAAAAATGCAGATTTGTGCGTGAAGGATGGCGACGCCTATACTTGGAAACCGATGCCGGTTTACAAGACCCCTGATTCCGTCAAGTACGAATTCCATAACGACACCCTGATGTTCTTCAACATCCGCAACGGGGAAATAGACAAAAGCGCAGAAGTACTCGTTGGCGGCACGCCGGGAAATATCTATTCCAAATGGACCTTTACAGGATGCCTGTACTATGCCGAAACCCAGGAATTGAAATGGTGCGAAGACGACTATACCTACATACATCCTTTCATTACGCTATCGGAGGATCGCTTCGTCTTTACCATCTTATGGCATTGGAAAAAATTTCTTGCGGACAAGAGCGATTACATGAACTCCGCCTTCATGGAAAGCCTGTACAGCAATTTGAGTGGAACAAAAGCGAGCATCTACGGCGCCCTTATCTTTTATCCAGACACTTCTTTCGAGGGTAACGCCATAGATCACAGCACCATTAATATCATAGATAAAAACAAAACGGGCGAAACCTTTGAGCTGGGCGGCAAAACCTTTACGGCCAAGGTTCTCCAAGCCGATTTAACTCTGATCCAAACTGGCTACGACAGGGGTTCCACGAATATGGAAGTTCAAGTGGAAGTAACGGACGGCAAAACGACGTGCAATCTTGCCTATCAAAAAAAATACCTGGATGAATCCTTGTGCAAGGCCGAAAATGCAGAATTTTTTAACACCGCTGATTGGAAAGACGATGATGGTAATGAATTCATTCATGCGTACAACTTTGAAAAAACCAACAAAGCTGAATTCAAAAGTTGCATCAAAAGCATTGCCGTTCAATAAGAGTCCTTGCTATTGTAAAAATTTCAATGCGATTGTAAAAAACATAATTTTTTTGGGACAAATTTTCTTATAAAAACGTCATATAACGTAGAAGTTATATGAACTCGCACGAATCCATGTTACGCATTGCGGCAGACTCCGATATTTCGGTGCTTTTGCTTGGGGAGTCCGGCTCCGGCAAGGAAGTCGCAGCGCAGTTTATCCATAATCACAGCAAGAGGGCAAGCGGCCCTTTTGTTGCGCTTAACTGTGGCGCTATCGCGAAAGGGCTTGCCGAAAGCATCTTGGAAGGGTACCGCAAGGGCGCATTCACCGGAGCTTCCGAAGAACGTCTCGGTATCGTGCGTTCAGCGAATCATGGTACGCTCTTTTTGGACGAAATTGGCGAAATGCCGCTCGAAACACAGTGCAAGCTCCTGCGAATATTGCAAGAAAGGACGGTTACGCCCATTGGCGACTACGAAGCTTTCCCGGTAGATTTTCGGCTCATCTGCGCCACAAATCGGGACCTACGCTCAGACATCTGCGCAGGCAAATTCCGCGAAGATCTCTTTTTCAGGATAAACGTTTTCCCTGTAACTATCCCGCCTCTCCGGGAGCGCGCCGATTTTGAAAACATTGCCAATGACTTATGGTACGATGCCCAAAAGATTTATTCTGCTATCCCTAATGCATCAAAACAAGGTAGGCGTTTTGACGAATTCGAAATGTTCCTGCTCAAATCCAAACAATGGCCTGGAAATATTCGCCAACTCAAAAATGTGATACAGCGTTATGCACTGCTCAAGCCGCACGGTTATTCGCTCACGGGAATCCTCGACGACGAATTCTCGAAACTGGCCGCAGGAGAAAAGGGGCAGCCTTACGATGCACGGATGCACGCTCCAGAATGGGAAATCATCGAGAAGGCAATCAAGTGCTGTGGCGGCAACAAGAGTCAAGCCGCACAGGTACTTGGCATAAGCAGGGGTTCGCTTTCTTACCAAATAAAAAAGCGCGTCACCGACGCGCCGCAAACAGATTCCGCGAGGAATTAGAACTTCATGCCCAGCGTAAAGAGATGGTTCCCGGCATTGAATGCCTTGCGGGGGCTGTAGCCGTAGTCAAAGACGATGGCACCGAATGCTAGGCCAACACCTGCGCTTATCGCATCCTCAGTATCTGGGCGAATGGCGTAACCGCCACGCAAGTAGAGGATTTCGTAGAACGAGAGTTCGCCGCCAAATAACCACTGCGGATCGGTATCGGAACGGCGGTAAGCATCGGCCGAAAGACTCAAGATCCAGTTTTCATTGAACGGAATCGTTCCCGTCAAGCCGGCCTGCAAAGCCATCGGCGGATAGTTCTTCTCGTCAATATACTTGGTCGCATAGC
This genomic window contains:
- a CDS encoding aspartate kinase, which encodes MSQRIVCKFGGSSVADAGQFKKIKAIVESDKNRKVIVVSAPGKRNPKETKLTDLLYSTYDLASKGLDFSTPWNLIRQRYDEICKDLGLEDKLTEDLDSLEDKLKNQPESVSTDFLVSRGEFLCARLMAKYLGANFVDTFPLITFDDKYRIVPKTYEDIAKTLSDENQLYVLPGFYGANLRGEVKTFSRGGSDITGAILANGIDAAKYENWTDVSGMLMADPRIVENPLPIEYVSYREIRELAYSGASVLHDESIAPCRAKKIPINIRNTNRPEDAGTIIGPTPEEAKLPITGVAGRKGFSMIYIEKSMMNKEVGFGRRVLAVLESEGLSYELCPSAIDSMSIVVDSKALDAVQDVVLEDITQQMRPDRIKVFPGIALIATVGHGMTNKIGVAAKLFTALAENKVNVRIIDQGSSQINIITGVDEADTEKAIKAIYNAFVK
- a CDS encoding sigma-54 dependent transcriptional regulator, giving the protein MNSHESMLRIAADSDISVLLLGESGSGKEVAAQFIHNHSKRASGPFVALNCGAIAKGLAESILEGYRKGAFTGASEERLGIVRSANHGTLFLDEIGEMPLETQCKLLRILQERTVTPIGDYEAFPVDFRLICATNRDLRSDICAGKFREDLFFRINVFPVTIPPLRERADFENIANDLWYDAQKIYSAIPNASKQGRRFDEFEMFLLKSKQWPGNIRQLKNVIQRYALLKPHGYSLTGILDDEFSKLAAGEKGQPYDARMHAPEWEIIEKAIKCCGGNKSQAAQVLGISRGSLSYQIKKRVTDAPQTDSARN
- a CDS encoding ATP-binding protein, with amino-acid sequence MEKIVGRLEEQKLLLSLKDSPKAEFVALYGRRRVGKTFLINQLFGSDFAFKMTGVLDGSLKDQLAAFSDSMDDFGYDMEEKPKDWMEAFKLLKRALKPRVESGAPCVIFLDELPAMDAKKSGIAKAVGYFWNSWASLFSNVTLIVCGSATSWMITNIVDSKGGLHDRITQEIHIHPFCLKETEEYFNENGFQWNRDIILQAYMAFGGIPYYLSLLSPKESFTQNIDRLFFGPDEKMRREFKRLFATLYNRPEGYIEIVKKLCESKHGVTRKELAESLKVSNNAFLGKKLDDLVHCDLLRKIPVREKKIKKNDFVFQLADFFCIFWLTFIQKAELENNYWQHHINTPEINTWMGLSFERICMSHIQQIKKALRIDGISTISYAWRSKKSTPGAQIDLVIERADKIVNLCEIKYSQTPYSIDKDEYQKLLNRREAFSKETGLRHSPWITMIASEGLSQGMYSDIAQGVVTKDGLFG
- a CDS encoding DUF4434 domain-containing protein; this translates as MSVSRHIFHFAFPALLCGVFSLAAGPFVAEANAAGIAGVFDAGWTTAYQSQDSITHMHQRLHALGMDEVVLQYAAVEATHLYYPSQLDFLQNTQYKNNELFPKSIEAAKTAGTKIWLGLYYNGENWYTPPTAEQLDTLASRNLKVLEEVYSLYGNDSVVEGVYIPQEIARYYWDGLRDDSTPEMLTEHFLKPITEAAQAKGWKVMAAPFYNQNLETPEKLQSFFEKLFAAGFKPDIIAVQDGIGASDAGKPHAETATVGNYERAVAQACKKYSIDFWVDMELFRTDDSHALADSARISAQPKCEKVREIRQKLPKIGYLF
- a CDS encoding 1-deoxy-D-xylulose-5-phosphate synthase, with the protein product MLIEKIASPADVKKMDMESLKALAAEIRTALLNKISKCGGHLAPNLGFVDATIALHYVFESPKDKIVYDVSHQSYTHKILTGRAEAFLDPDKYWSVTGYTEPCESEHDHFMVGHTSTSVSLALGLATARDIKGEKGNVIAVIGDGSLSGGEAFEGLDNAGEYATNFIVVVNDNEMSIAENHGGLYGSLAELRATQGKSENNYFKALGFDYLYVEQGNDIESLIAAFKQVKDSTKPVVVHIHTLKGKGYNFAENAKEGFHWTAPFDIPSGVVDWGSGESYGGILGDYLMKKIKADPKVVVIHSAVPAGIGFFAEQRKEAGKQFIDVGIAEEHAVALASGLAKGGAKPVYSTHGTFIQRTYDQLSQDLCANNNPATILVTMSGADGMNDTTHLCIFDIPMMCNIPNLVYLCPTCVEEAIAMMDYAIDQTERPIAIRIPNGVTHRSVEFDKDYSKLNTYKVDKRGSKVALIGLGSYYALAEDAAAELAKHGIDATIVNPRFATGIDEQMLAGLCADHQVVVTLENGVIDGGFGEKIARFYGPRDMKVLVKGLKKEFYDKVPYNELMERNHLTPQQIAEDVLAALK
- a CDS encoding DUF3392 family protein, which encodes MSVYIHQFANYLRFHLDSISVGLVATLLMIYGAAINNYFKKITRSIPFLGRFALFVLLCSAGYAFLSSQMVRFLKMFLRGQADLPLIGIIAGAFIVLAYLARSGKDV